A window of the Henningerozyma blattae CBS 6284 chromosome 10, complete genome genome harbors these coding sequences:
- the MPH1 gene encoding 3'-5' DNA helicase (similar to Saccharomyces cerevisiae MPH1 (YIR002C); ancestral locus Anc_7.153): MVMSTKDGDLSDFDDDELNSLYEKNINMTVKETVVRRSLPQQRNLQGEILPGQAPFYEEIQRDVTFGPTHHILRQDELDFYIYPTNFELREYQFSIVRRALFENVLCAIPTGMGKTFIASTVMLNFFRWSKTGKIIFTAPTRPLVAQQIQACLGITGIPSAQTAILLDKTRRNRESIWNSKRVFFTTPQVVENDLKRGVLNPKDIICLVIDEAHRGTGSYAYVNVVKFIDRFNSSYRILALTATPGTELASVQEVVSNLDISKIEIRTEDSSDITRYMKNKEKVKINLPLSSDIEDIIEKLGMAITPVLQQAIGLGIYEDCPPSKINAFVALQQSKKIISNPAIPEGIKWRNYFILQLLNHVGQMLKRIKIYGIRPFFNYLENKHLEFTTKYELGKSTNKLAAGFYYNPILKSLMKDCEKLIENPHFLGHEKMQCIRDELISFFEEVGSSSRVIIFTELRESALEIVKCVAGMNNADIRPHIFIGQAKGKEGFDEVEFNRKHKPKGRKKVDRLKRQEEVEEAKRIQAEQKDHAKQLRTASRTGSSEEAQINGMNQKRQKEVISQFKNGDYNVLVCTSIGEEGLDIGEVDLIICYDTTSSPIKNIQRMGRTGRKRDGKIILLFSSNEETKFEKAMEDYASLQKLISQNYLSYKESDRILPPNINPQCLKKFININDDDKAVFEMEDSEAVIQYATQCMLDKDPPKKKGNKKTKSKAAKATKATKATKATKATKATKATKATKATKAIKAIKATNVDENQMHSPHAISKKEKRFFMPDNVELGIVSASDLVNKFTTDENGKKQIVSSIERIPLSISPMTALDKIERDSFDSLSPTKSEFESQQLGNIEPKSLKEILSGDIKHIPEDAILTQQTSPQKLINKHSQSTVEKLAQPYPTSIHNTSIIDKGNSKSNDACTVKHTEDSIIIDLEDTESEMEITHENIPHEFKGQELFKHEFNETDGLISSSEREFFKRNYSSKDIVFIEPIPEFGSFTKVKEVPHSNRVTHILQLFAGLRTGDKSTIIGMNKVRCIAKGVAHGTVSYNDGTSSVIVSRDSVMDNDSTLDLSKEELSELLDSDAYSDF, translated from the coding sequence ATGGTGATGTCTACGAAGGATGGTGATTTAAGCGActttgatgatgatgaactCAATTCACtgtatgaaaaaaatattaacatGACTGTCAAAGAAACGGTGGTTAGAAGATCGTTACCTCAGCAAAGAAACTTGCAAGGTGAAATTCTCCCAGGACAAGCCCCATTTTATGAAGAAATCCAGAGGGATGTAACATTTGGACCTACACACCATATTCTAAGACaagatgaattagattTCTATATTTACCCTACAAATTTTGAACTGAGAGAATACCAGTTTAGTATTGTAAGAAGAGCACTTTTTGAAAATGTATTATGTGCAATTCCAACTGGTATGGGTAAAACTTTTATTGCAAGTACAGTCATgctcaatttttttagatgGTCTAAAACaggtaaaattatttttactgCTCCTACTAGACCCTTAGTAGCACAGCAAATCCAAGCTTGTTTAGGAATAACAGGTATACCTAGCGCCCAAACTGCTATTTTATTGGACAAGACTCGTAGGAATCGTGAAAGTATATGGAATTCGAAACGTGTTTTTTTCACAACTCCCCAAGTAGTTGagaatgatttgaaaagagGTGTTCTTAATCCAAAAGATATCATTTGTTTGGTAATTGATGAAGCACACAGAGGTACTGGTTCTTATGCATATGTTAATGTTGTAAAGTTTATTGACAGATTTAATTCCTCGTATCGTATTTTGGCACTTACTGCTACTCCTGGGACAGAACTGGCTTCTGTGCAAGAAGTAGTCAGCAATCTAGATATTTCGAAGATTGAAATTAGAACAGAAGATAGTTCAGATATCACAAGATAcatgaaaaataaagaaaaggTTAAAATTAACCTACCATTGTCATCAGATATAgaagatattattgaaaaactGGGAATGGCGATTACGCCTGTCCTTCAACAAGCAATTGGACTGGGTATTTATGAAGATTGCCCACCTTCTAAAATTAATGCATTTGTGGCACTTCAacaaagtaaaaaaataatatctaaCCCTGCTATTCCTGAAGGAATCAAATggagaaattattttattttgcaATTACTAAATCATGTTGGACAAATGTTAAAAcgtataaaaatatacgGTATACGCCccttttttaattacttGGAAAATAAGCATTTAGAATTTACAACAAAGTATGAGTTGGGTAAATCTACAAATAAGTTAGCTGCAGGGTTTTATTATAACCCTATACTAAAAAGTTTAATGAAAGATTGTGAGAAGCTTATCGAAAATCCTCATTTTTTAGGTCATGAAAAAATGCAATGCATTAGAGATGAACTTATCAgtttttttgaagaagtTGGGTCTTCATCAAGGGTTATCATTTTTACTGAGTTGAGGGAAAGTGCATTAGAAATTGTTAAATGCGTAGCTGGAATGAATAATGCTGATATTAGGCCTCACATTTTTATTGGACAAGCCAAAGGAAAGGAAGGCTTTGATGAAGTTGAATTCAATAGAAAGCATAAGCCAAAAGGCAGGAAGAAGGTAGATAGGTTGAAACGCCAAGAGGAAGTAGAAGAGGCAAAAAGAATTCAAGCTGAGCAAAAAGATCACGCAAAGCAGCTAAGAACTGCGAGTAGAACTGGTAGCTCTGAAGAGGCTCAAATCAACGGTATGAATCAGAAAAGACAAAAAGAAGTCATCTcacaatttaaaaatggtGATTATAATGTTTTGGTTTGTACATCTATTGGTGAAGAAGGTTTAGATATTGGCGAGGTTGACCTTATTATATGTTATGACACTACAAGCAGCcctataaaaaatattcagcGAATGGGAAGAACCGGTAGAAAAAGAGATGGTAAaattattctattatttagtAGTAATGAAGAAACTAAATTCGAAAAGGCTATGGAAGACTATGCAAGCCTTCAAAAACTTATTTCGCAAAATTATCTGAGCTATAAAGAGTCAGATCGTATCCTACCACCTAACATTAATCCTCAATGCttaaaaaagtttattaatattaatgatgatgataaagCAGTTTTTGAAATGGAGGATTCTGAAGCTGTCATACAATATGCTACACAATGCATGCTGGACAAAGATCCCCCTAAGAAAAAGGGTAACAAAAAAACTAAATCAAAGGCAGCAAAAGCTACAAAAGCCACAAAAGCTACAAAAGCTACAAAAGCTACAAAAGCTACAAAAGCTACAAAAGCTACAAAAGCTACAAAAGCTATAAAAGCTATAAAAGCTACAAATGTGGATGAAAATCAAATGCATTCACCTCATGCAATTTCCAAAAAAGAGAAGAGGTTTTTCATGCCCGACAATGTTGAGCTAGGCATTGTTTCTGCTAGTGACCttgttaataaatttactaCCGATGAAAATggtaaaaaacaaatagtATCTTCAATAGAGCGAATACCTTTGTCTATATCTCCGATGACGGCTCTGGATAAAATAGAGAGAGATTCATTCGATAGCTTGTCTCCAACAAAATCAGAATTTGAATCTCAACAATTAGGAAATATTGAACCAAAGAgcttaaaagaaatattaagcGGTGACATTAAGCATATACCAGAAGACGCTATTTTAACTCAACAGACATCACCTCAAAAACTAATTAATAAGCATTCCCAGTCGACGGTAGAAAAATTGGCGCAACCTTATCCAACGTCAATTCATAACACCAGTATAATTGATAAAGGCAATTCCAAGAGTAATGATGCTTGTACTGTTAAACATACAGAGGATAGTATAATTATTGATTTGGAAGATACAGAATCAGAAATGGAAATAACACACGAAAATATTCCTCATGAATTTAAGGGccaagaattatttaagcatgaatttaatgaaacaGATGGATTAATCTCAAGCTCTGAAAGGgaattctttaaaagaaattattcatcaaaggatattgtttttattgaaCCTATCCCAGAATTTGGTAGCTTCACTAAAGTTAAAGAGGTTCCTCACAGTAATAGAGTTACCCATATTTTGCAACTTTTTGCAGGACTAAGAACTGGAGATAAATCAACTATAATCGGAATGAATAAAGTGCGGTGTATAGCAAAGGGTGTTGCTCATGGTACGGTAAGCTATAACGACGGTACTTCTTCTGTCATAGTTTCAAGAGATTCTGTTATGGACAATGATTCTACGCTAGACTTATCAAAAGAAGAGCTAAGTGAATTGCTAGATTCAGATGCATATTCagatttttaa
- the TBLA0J01910 gene encoding uncharacterized protein (similar to Saccharomyces cerevisiae SEC3 (YER008C); ancestral locus Anc_7.154) encodes MVSVNSPFKRKSRENKSQDTADSTNSERRYAFFNRRSASSNNANTTSNTHADLIPKNAISNPVLQSLPNSTQQMKLLPAGPDNLAMNTQHSIPPIMSNHPLNKTPNFNTSQQQFVTPVSTNNNPAMRFSNAESQSMAFRTSTNTNASVMTGSASSTKPINNRYSGISTTNNIGNEVTGSACNTTPLTHINSSNSSTPKRSPINQTNKSTINTSTTGPTPPVSGQNYSHSRVISNTSSQSSTTNFLAEQYERDRKNIILTCFSKPNPNTFEPPDNYITHVRITEDSKYQNSRPPLDSNLKNKKQRMLIMSAKAQDKGVVLLHKAKESQPGYFQIGRTWNLKELTSLERDPEIETGFICHLGKPYYWKTRSTKERTVFVKSIVNVYMQAFDGRVPQLINWNLRIFHLDENSYQRAMRTRENKNINNDSRISMGQSSLMTPQRSSQFNLSHNSPPLNSPLSIPNNIMTSPVNNRISTVPTPPTSPLPFSVSTPNFSNKIDTTYSPQYLNRATTSNCNRNQFQQFYNNNDNTTSSPPPRGKSPTTESSQQLNNLNSPISKETYFPSPTHAPPSPPSALQPTSPLQHESHNPLNFWSRNSSKRSSREFLRSSNSNVNSNINLISINTKDTTTNYDLMKNIELDQQKKNLYNHQQMSGTEPYEIQQQNTNTLDSIKKKQYLQDSDLENARNEQELNRLALANQEIEEQKALARIHSSKQQTQQDHDMGRQKNEAEENERLRDIENKERQRREEEELERIRREEEENKRIHQEKEMIQKIERENLERERRRIETERIEEEKRQQQQIDFERKQREDVELRRKQEKQLELQKEQLQQIEQQRKHQQYMEHQKNEQENVTVIKNKFIKRNTQQQLHSQLLSSINDYTSNSNSTDNVVQKANDSTSKLQNFLDSTDQSHITLVDEDFNSPPDISLPKITNSSTLNNNSLIPNTSNLASGKTCTSISGPIPSEAIVQEPALHQAPLRRISQKRITTNLVEPNDDQSGSPVFQKTPAVKKDEMAQIQGTARNSDEPTQMNNNDNMLANLNSVLTEKVDSTPDSDEFEFTDNSELPTPTDDKSFIQTEPLHLKRRSSDDQPEKRSYTLSQVKYPPTPPSSALPIAPLSNSPVLQVNQQQIPEVRGRCRKIVHKPNNPFAISEEVNNNISIPEEPIGSNIPFGSDNSLHEVSSNNDSIFSDEVLPHRFHKVSIIEEEQPDIPQLEALEKEKGTTLSKDILTRPPLIDIDDDEMNEILADINWDGKEDPDEMLDKLDRKIADEKHSLNNNLISLEGSGSTLKPYQLAVTKECEKMDPTISLFLMEMGNVADDIEYIEQQNNGLQVESANKKMLWNTLSQLLNSVSMDQDTLYELLSKPISEHNLGRMDNQLEKLFSALIAIKGEKSSVHDYLGGMSALQQRRQTYEKVTSAFLIRVVDELTKMFSNIEHMKNTQLTNILSRLLVFSSLTRFCKDVSPNSYETIMEKWNETAHNIYSDEGSRLLNIFEKNNNQSFTNNESENMVTLASINKFFVDILQYKKGSLDYSTKLNAAPPELNIVLGILDILETIERECIVYQNFLDNFFHLSDNRDFSKFIAQYRDLNSRVVSLEEIKTMDSDRKSATLINELVSKAFHNTITDISSYLVHRIKELPSISPSLLMYLQSRSKALENSNQEYLLGATQRLINQIKQAWLDFVKDESIFIERAFIDYSDISVAPFLLTVIVIMKNTEEIYSRTKQLVLGNESLENDETLLLVHKGFENLGIEIVHSLSKPSDTISQNPSADVSKKLLSLILNSNWLIKTFAYVNVNDVLNQPLVEIKITFDNYKELYVTHRLRQTMPKLTSFVSGALNLLRNNRNRGTLNPARRAAYSKQNLDNMLSGYTPQEIDNLISKLHQQVVTDFNISSSDIIQDTLIEKIWSSLQGSTVSLYLQLATLMEKNYRGSILQFSKNDIILSFEKYRKQTQ; translated from the coding sequence ATGGTTAGCGTCAACTCTCCgttcaaaagaaaatctaGGGAAAACAAATCCCAAGATACTGCTGATTCAACCAATTCGGAGCGTAGATATGCCTTTTTCAATCGAAGAAGCGCCTCTTCTAATAATGCAAACACTACTTCGAATACACATGCTGATTTGATTCCAAAGAATGCTATTTCTAATCCTGTGCTTCAGTCATTACCAAATTCTACAcaacaaatgaaattattgcCAGCAGGTCCAGACAATTTAGCAATGAATACCCAACACTCTATACCACCGATCATGAGTAATCACccattaaataaaacacCAAACTTTAATACTTCCCAGCAACAATTTGTTACTCCTGTATCTACTAATAACAACCCCGCAATGAGATTTTCAAATGCAGAATCACAATCTATGGCGTTTAGAACAAGTACGAATACTAACGCATCGGTAATGACTGGAAGTGCATCATCTACAAAACCAATTAATAATCGATATTCGGGTATATCCACTACCAATAATATTGGTAATGAGGTTACTGGAAGTGCCTGTAATACTACCCCTCTCACTCATATCAActcttcaaattcttctacCCCAAAAAGAAGTCCAATTAATCAAACGAATAAATCAACAATTAATACGTCTACTACAGGCCCTACCCCACCCGTTTCAGGCCAAAATTATTCTCATTCAAGAGTTATATCAAATACATCTTCACAAAGTTCTACTACGAATTTCCTTGCCGAACAATATGAAAGAGATAGGAAGAATATTATTCTAACATGTTTTAGCAAACCAAACCCAAATACTTTTGAACCTCCCGATAACTACATTACTCATGTAAGAATAACTGAAGATTCTAAATACCAAAATTCAAGACCTCCATTAgattcaaatttgaaaaataaaaaacagaGAATGCTAATAATGAGTGCAAAGGCTCAAGATAAAGGAGTAGTTTTATTACATAAAGCAAAAGAAAGTCAGCCTGGCTATTTCCAAATTGGAAGAACTTggaatttaaaagaattaactTCCTTAGAGAGAGACCCTGAGATAGAAACCGGATTTATTTGTCATTTGGGGAAACCTTACTATTGGAAAACTAGATCTACAAAAGAAAGAACAGTTTTTGTTAAATCAATTGTGAATGTTTACATGCAAGCTTTTGATGGCCGTGTACCACAATTAATCAATTGGAATTTAAGAATCTTCCATTTAGATGAGAATAGCTATCAAAGAGCAATGAGAACACgggaaaataaaaacattaaCAATGATAGCAGAATTTCTATGGGGCAAAGTTCACTGATGACTCCGCAACGGTCTTCACAGTTTAATCTTTCTCATAATTCACCACCATTAAATTCACCACTTTCAATtcctaataatataatgaCAAGTCCAGTTAACAATAGGATAAGTACTGTACCAACACCGCCTACTTCCCCTTTACCATTTTCAGTGTCCACTCCAAATTtctcaaataaaatagataCTACCTATTCTCCCCAATACCTCAACCGGGCAACTACTTCAAATTGTAATAGAAATcaatttcaacaattttataacaataatgataatactaCTTCAAGTCCACCTCCAAGAGGAAAGTCACCCACTACAGAATCTTCACAACAGTTGAATAATCTTAATAGCCCAATATCAAAGGAAACTTACTTTCCTTCACCAACACATGCCCCACCTTCTCCACCTTCGGCTCTACAACCTACTTCACCGCTTCAACATGAATCTCATAACCCGTTAAATTTCTGGTCTAGAAATAGTTCGAAACGTAGTTCAAGAGAATTTTTAAGAAgctcaaattcaaatgttaattcaaatataaatttaatttcaattaatacCAAAGATACTACAACAAATTATGATcttatgaaaaatatagaacTTGAtcaacaaaagaaaaatttgtaTAACCATCAGCAAATGAGTGGAACAGAGCCTTATGAAATCCAACAACAAAACACTAATACATTAGATTctataaaaaagaaacaatatCTTCAAGACTcagatttagaaaatgcCAGAAATGAGCAAGAACTGAATAGACTTGCTTTAGCAAATCAAGAAATAGAGGAACAAAAGGCTCTCGCAAGAATTCACTCATCAAAACAACAGACACAACAAGACCATGATATGGGAAGACAAAAAAACGAAGcagaagaaaatgaaaggTTAAGagatatagaaaataaagaaagacAAAGGAGAGAAGAAGAGGAATTGGAGAGAATCAGAAGAGAAGaggaagaaaataaaagaattcatcaagaaaaggaaatgatacaaaaaattgaaagagAGAATCTCGAAAGAGAAAGAAGGAGAATTGAAACTGAAAGaatagaagaagaaaaaagacaacaacagcaaattgattttgaaagaaaGCAAAGAGAGGATGTTGAATTAAGAagaaaacaagaaaaacaaCTAGAACTTCAAAAAGAACAATTGCAACAGATTGAACAACAAAGAAAACACCAGCAATATATGGAACATCAGAAAAACGAGCAAGAAAATGTGACGGTGATTAAAAATAAGTTTATAAAAAGGAATACTCAACAGCAATTACATTCACAATTATTATCTAGTATCAATGACTATACTTCCAATAGTAATTCTACTGATAATGTTGTTCAAAAGGCTAATGATAGTACTTCCAAACTTCAAAACTTTTTGGATTCTACTGACCAAAGTCATATCACTTTAGTCGATGAGGATTTCAATTCTCCTCCAGATATCTCACTACCTAAAATTACTAATTCTTCTACCTTGAACAATAATTCCCTTATACCCAATACCTCTAATTTAGCATCTGGCAAAACATGCACAAGCATTTCTGGCCCAATTCCTTCTGAAGCCATAGTACAAGAACCTGCATTGCATCAAGCACCATTGAGAAGGATATCTCAGAAGAGAATAACCACTAATCTAGTAGAACCAAATGATGATCAATCTGGATCACCAGTTTTTCAAAAGACACCTGCAGTAAAGAAAGATGAAATGGCTCAGATCCAAGGTACTGCAAGAAATTCAGATGAACCAACACAGATGAATAACAATGATAATATGCTAGCTAATCTGAATTCGGTCCTGACTGAAAAAGTGGATTCAACTCCAGACAgtgatgaatttgaatttacaGACAACAGTGAATTACCCACACCTACTGatgataaatcttttatcCAAACTGAACCATTACATCTAAAAAGGCGGTCATCTGATGACCAGCCAGAGAAGAGATCGTACACCCTTTCCCAAGTAAAATACCCCCCTACTCCTCCAAGCTCTGCTCTCCCTATTGCACCACTATCTAATTCTCCAGTTTTACAGGTAAACCAACAACAAATACCAGAAGTAAGAGGGAGGTGCCGTAAAATTGTTCACAAACCAAATAACCCGTTTGCTATTAGTGAAGAGGTTAACAATAACATTAGTATTCCAGAGGAACCAATAGGTTCAAATATACCATTCGGTTCAGATAACTCCCTTCACGAAGTAAGTAGTAACAATGATAGTATTTTTAGTGATGAAGTACTTCCTCACAGATTTCATAAGGTTTCTATTATTGAGGAAGAACAGCCAGATATCCCACAATTAGAAGctttagaaaaagaaaaaggcACAACACTTTCCAAAGATATTCTAACAAGACCACCTCtaattgatattgatgatgatgagatGAATGAAATTCTTGCTGACATTAATTGGGATGGGAAGGAAGACCCCGATGAGATGCTGGACAAGCTAGATCGAAAAATTGCGGATGAAAAGCATTCTCTGAATAACAATTTGATATCTTTAGAAGGATCTGGATCTACTCTCAAACCATATCAATTAGCGGTTACCAAAGAATGTGAAAAAATGGATCCAACAATATCTCTGTTTCTAATGGAAATGGGTAATGTAGctgatgatattgaatatattgaacAGCAAAATAATGGGCTTCAAGTAGAAAGtgcaaataaaaaaatgttatGGAATACCCTTTCCCAACTCTTGAATAGTGTTTCGATGGATCAAGATACGTTATATGAACTTTTATCGAAACCAATTAGTGAGCATAATCTAGGTAGAATGGATAATCAACTAGAAAAGTTATTCAGTGCGTTAATTGCAATAAAAGGTGAAAAATCATCAGTTCATGATTATTTGGGTGGAATGTCTGCACTTCAACAAAGGCGACAAACATATGAAAAAGTTACCTCTGCATTTCTTATTAGAGTAGTTGATGAATTGACAAAAATGTTTAGTAATATAGAACATATGAAGAATACACAATTGACCAATATCTTATCTAGACTGCTagtattttcttctttgacAAGATTCTGCAAGGATGTATCCCCAAATTCATATGAAACAATTATGGAAAAATGGAATGAGACTGCTCATAATATTTACAGTGATGAGGGATcaagattattaaatatttttgagaAGAATAACAACCAAAGTTTTACAAATAATGAGTCAGAGAATATGGTTACTTTAgcttcaataaataaattcttcgttgatattttacaatataAGAAGGGTAGCTTAGATTATTCAACAAAATTAAACGCTGCCCCTCCCGAACTGAATATAGTATTAGGAATATTAGATATCTTGGAAACAATCGAGAGAGAATGCATTGTATATCAAAACTTTTTGGATAACTTCTTCCACCTTTCTGATAACCGAGATTTCAGCAAATTTATTGCTCAATATCGTGATTTAAATTCACGGGTTGTTTCTTTGGAAGAAATCAAGACTATGGATTCAGATAGAAAATCGGCaactttaattaatgagTTAGTTTCCAAAGCTTTTCACAACACTATAACAGATATCAGCTCATATTTGGTCCATAGGATCAAGGAATTACCTTCAATTTCACCATCTTTGTTAATGTATTTACAAAGCAGATCAAAAGCTTTAGAGAATTCTAatcaagaatatttattaggAGCTACACaaagattaataaatcaaattaaacAAGCATGGCTTGACTTTGTAAAGGATGAGTCAATATTTATCGAACGTGCTTTTATCGATTATTCCGATATATCTGTGGCCCCATTTTTGTTAACCGTTATTgtgataatgaaaaatacaGAAGAAATTTATAGTAGGACAAAACAATTAGTTTTAGGAAATGAATCActagaaaatgatgaaacGCTTTTATTAGTTCATAAGGGCTTCGAAAACTTAGGCATAGAAATCGTTCATTCATTGTCAAAGCCTTCTGATACTATTTCCCAGAATCCATCGGCAGATGTGAGTAAGAAATTactatcattaatattaaacaGTAATTGGTTAATCAAAACTTTTGCATATGTGAATGTGAATGATGTTTTAAACCAGCCCTTGGtagaaatcaaaatcaCCTTTGATAActataaagaattatacGTTACACATAGATTAAGACAGACGATGCCTAAATTAACTTCGTTTGTTTCAGGTGCTCTTAATTTATTGAGAAATAATCGTAATAGAGGAACTCTCAATCCTGCACGTCGGGCAGCTTATAGTAAACAAAATTTGGATAATATGTTGTCTGGATATACACCTCAggaaattgataatttaatctCAAAATTGCATCAACAAGTCGTTACAGACTTTAACATTTCCTCCAGCGATATAATTCAAGACACGctgattgaaaaaatttggtCCAGCTTGCAAGGTAGTACTGTTTCGttatatttacaattgGCAACCttaatggaaaaaaattataggGGCTCTATTTTACAATTCTCCAAAAATGACATTATCCTTtcctttgaaaaatataggAAACAGACccaataa
- the TBLA0J01940 gene encoding bZIP transcription factor (similar to Saccharomyces cerevisiae YAP5 (YIR018W) and YAP7 (YOL028C); ancestral locus Anc_7.115) — MQSLHPLQPRDSSPDSSHSQNSNDILQSWDIPQEIKSRDKQNQSKENNTSHNDRSDFNNLTDSNNNNINNNMNDINHDTGTKRNSREADLIELIEKKKRQNREAQRAYRERRANKIQELEGKVRNLQEIINNWQNKYKLLESKFEFQSSTIEDLNKTNIYLKMQLESSNSKSNVSPTSIDSNQNIHSLNNKHDFEDSSTESIPINLHHKDNIHTDSHLNKLPETPQNNIHTPSNLNNNNNISNTNSSISSSISGNNPSDLMPFLGGNKNSFHATQNNDNHYTSKKNNTPNLVHSTNQHTNVSTPSSCSSSLENSQLKNMIDNFRPMDAVPLKSRELDTSISATSILSNLQTPKNYSTSPNTVTCNNNIHKNNPSEKINSTTTISSRNSTCTTTSSTTFEEHQFEFIPDGIKEEPLPKPVIPLPNNKAWSCPKNCTSLFDDDPAAASALSTNSDESTTTTKKKCSCPKSQSNSETVTPSHTTFTPVMSFAEISENMNMVITPNESSERKDEFHDSSIKKLADNNNNSTSNNTPDSCDLCHDTIESKMFCIALMKKSKELNNNINETPSSNFPGEYIPISAAYQKIRTHMVQTMKKVSHGNLKTLPINSVINGLSIRGREVELKSVNDVLRDMDKAAFQAE, encoded by the coding sequence atgCAATCTTTACATCCTTTACAGCCAAGAGATTCATCTCCGGACTCTTCACACTCACAAAATTCAAACGATATCTTACAAAGTTGGGATATACctcaagaaattaaatccaGAGATAAACAGAATCAATCGAAGGAAAACAATACTTCTCATAACGATCGTTCTGATTTTAACAATCTTACCGactctaataataataatattaataataatatgaatgatattaatCATGATACTGGAACTAAGAGAAATTCACGAGAAGCTGACCTGATAGAACTAAtagaaaagaagaaaagacAGAATAGAGAAGCCCAAAGAGCTTATAGAGAAAGAAGAGCTAATAAAATACAGGAACTTGAGGGCAAAGTCAGAAACTTACaggaaattattaataattggcaaaataaatacaaattatTAGAGTCGAAATTCGAATTTCAGTCCAGTACAAtagaagatttaaataagaCCAACATATATCTAAAAATGCAGTTAGAATCTTCCAATTCTAAATCAAACGTATCTCCGACAAGCATAGATAGtaatcaaaatatacaTTCTCTTAATAACAAACATGATTTCGAAGACAGTAGTACTGAGAGTATACCCATCAACTTACATCATAAGGATAATATTCACACAGACTCTCATCTTAATAAACTGCCGGAAACCcctcaaaataatatacataCACCTTCTAATctaaataacaataataatatttcaaatacaaaCTCGAGCATAAGCTCAAGCATCAGTGGAAATAACCCTTCTGATCTAATGCCGTTTCTGGGAGGTAATAAGAACAGTTTCCATGCAACTCAAAATAATGACAATCACTACAccagtaaaaaaaataacactCCTAATTTGGTACACTCAACTAACCAGCATACCAATGTTTCAACCCCTAGCTCCTGCTCCTCAAGTCTGGAGAATTCTCaactaaaaaatatgatagATAATTTTAGACCAATGGATGCCGTTCCTCTAAAATCAAGAGAATTAGATACCTCAATTTCTGCAACCTCAATATTATCAAACTTACAAACACCAAAAAACTATTCTACATCTCCAAATACTGTAACTTGCAACAACAATATTCATAAAAACAATCCTtcagaaaaaataaactctACTACAACCATTTCCAGCAGAAACAGTACCTGCACTACCACTTCAAGTACAACATTTGAGGAGCatcaatttgaatttattccAGATGGTATTAAAGAAGAACCTTTACCGAAACCTGTTATCCCATTACCAAATAATAAGGCCTGGTCTTGTCCAAAAAATTGTACTTCTCTGTTTGATGATGACCCTGCAGCAGCTTCTGCATTAAGCACTAACTCTGATGAATCAACTACCACCACTAAAAAGAAATGCTCTTGCCCGAAGTCTCAATCAAATTCTGAAACAGTGACTCCTTCCCATACAACGTTTACACCTGTTATGTCATTTGCTGAAATTAGtgaaaatatgaatatggTAATAACACCAAATGAAAGCTCTGAACGTAAAGATGAATTTCATGATAGTTCTATTAAAAAGCTGGCGgataacaacaataattcAACCAGCAATAATACACCAGATTCATGCGATTTATGCCACGATACTATTGAAAGTAAAATGTTTTGCATCGCgttaatgaagaaaagtAAAGAGctaaacaataatattaatgaaactCCATCGTCCAACTTTCCAGGAGAATATATACCTATCAGTGCTGCTTATCAAAAAATCAGAACTCATATGGTACAAACAATGAAAAAAGTATCTCAtggaaatttaaaaactttACCAATCAATTCTGTTATCAATGGACTGTCAATTAGAGGTAGAGAAGTTGAATTGAAAAGTGTTAATGATGTATTGAGAGATATGGACAAAGCTGCGTTTCAGGCTGAATAA